GTTTAGTTGGAGGAGAGAGAACATGAGAGAGAATAAAAGCACGCCATAAACTACTAACAACCCGCTGCAGCACAAACTTATAGGCTATATGTGAGAGTGGGATGTGGGCCAGCTAGTATAAAGTATTGATCTGTATAGCTGACTATTATACATATTGGCTATACAGGACATCCACAGTCTTTAGAGGTGTTCTACCTCTAAGTTGGGACCCATGACATACCTCCAAGCTAATCACCGAATGCTGCAGTGGGTAGATGCATTTTTACCGCTAAGCTAGGTCCCATGTCTGAGTAAAGTAGACATGCATTTCTCTCATGGTcttcctttctctcttctATTTTAGTGGTGTTTATTGCTTAAAGGTTGCCTCTAAAGAAAGACACTTCCCACCTCTAAGCCTTAGAGGCAGCATGCATGAGAGACATCTTTAGAGGTGCATTTTCTAAAGAGTGTGGATGCTCAGTCTGCAGCTGGCTACTACTATTGTCCTTGCTCTAACCAACCACTATATAtgctactccttccgatccatattaattgtcgaaatattatatgtatctagacgctttttagacatagatacatctaatttgagcaaatttaagATGATTAATACGGATCGGAGGAAGTGGGTATTATGTTAGCTAAAGATGACATGACAAAATCTTACACCCAGCGACAGGCTAAGCTATTAATCTTCCTCTAAACACTGTGTTATGTAACTTACGCAAAATGATTAGATTATGTTAAACTTTTGGACAAGTCATTTTATATTAAAGTTTTGCATGAAGTACAAACTTAACGTAAAGCAAGGACAGGCCCACATACGCACCCGGGTAAAACAACGACACGCAGCTCCGAGCAGGTAGACCGTAGACAACAAATCATGAACCGGGAGACCCGGTGGAGAACCGTACAGGAGACCAAGGCGATAGCAAGGGTAAATATGCATGCCGTGGAACTGGAAAGAAAGACCAGCCGGTGACCAAAGTCAACAACGAAGAAAGATAAAAGCACTTCACTTCATGTACACCAGAGGGCTCGACCGTCAGTATGGTGAGCACATGCACTAAACTATTTTGCCATACTTCTCatttccataattcttgtctcaaaattaccaaaaaatggatatatctattcttaaaaatgtctagatacatgtaagatttcaacaagaattatgaaacgaaggaaGTACATTTACTTTTTTTAGATAACAGGAGGCCGGAGCCTCCCGGCCCCATCTTATTAACGAAGCCAGGCatagatttcaaaataaaGGTGCGAAAAGTAAAAGGTTCAACCTTTTGTCCAACTCGTACAGGGGAGCAACAAAGAGGAGAGCATCAGTTGTCGGACAAGCTACAGAGTGGACATGTAAAACTACActtcatcagcagcagcatcgcACAGCACAGGGGCAAAGACTGCATCAGGGGGCGAGAAGTGCACCAGCACCTCCTTGAGCTTGAGGCGTATCAGCGAACTCTGCACAGTCCCTGACGGCCTGGTCCAGGCAGGTACTTGAGCTCCAGAGCTGGTCCCGAGATGCTGAGTGAAGAGCATCCtccagcaaaaacaaaaataaaaaaaagaaacacccAGTCGAAGCTAGAATGTTGGCAGAAGATAAATGACAGAAAATATCTGAGCACATAACATAACTGCAACCTCCTTGGAATTAGCAAAGCTCTGGCCTGTTAGTTCATCCGACCTGTTCATAAACCAATCATAAGATTAGGCGAGGTAAACACTAACCGTCATCAGGTCTAACAACATAAATGACCCATATGCACAGAAGAAACTCCTAAATTGGCTAAGAATAAACAAAGAGATGAAGAGTTCCTCTTTTCAAACGAAAGAAATATATACATTAGTTTGGAGTTATTGCGTAGGTGCCCGCAATGGTGCAGCTGGGATGAAACTATACAACTCGTAACATAACTTCGGATAGTTCGACTGGATTATGTTATCAACTTCTTTGCGATTCAGAAATTCAGACTCATGAGTATAGGAGCCACTCACAAACGGAACGAACTCAATTGGACTACCTGCATCGTAAGCTTCTGttgagaaatagcaatgcatacttgagaatattttgaaacattctGGATAATTGGAGAGTATTGGGAATTAGTTATGCATATTTGAGAAGATGCTAGAATACTTTGGATTAgtggaggagaagatatttACAAGGAGTTTTCCAGTGAATATGAGAAGATATGAATATTTTAGAAGTCTTGAGAAGTTACTTGGTAATTTATCATGGAAGGACATAGTTAAGATAAGTTTCAAGAATAAGTGAGAATTCTCTAAAAGTAGGATACATGTAgagtattctagaaaattgTAGTGGGATGTACCACATGGTCTTGTGGAATGTATAAAAAGGGATGCCCCTACCTCATAAGTGTACCACAATCACCACAAGTAATGTATCACCACACCAAGTAGAGAAATGAGCTACCATGGTAGGGTTGTGTGTAGGGTAGCCATTAAAGAGAGTGTTGTACCAACATTGAAATAGTGAATAAAGTGTTGAGTTCCTACAAATTTGATATCAGTAATGTAGTGTGCAAAGGTCCTCAAAAGTGGGTGTTAGGGTCGCCACCCGTAAAATCTCTACAGCTTCCATTCCCTTTCTTGATCGGTAGCTGTTCCCACGAAAAAAGCTGGTAACATTATCGCTCCATGGCAAACCAAAAGACGTTGCCTTCTTAAGTTTGGATTGAAAAGCATCCTTCTTCATGGCCTTCGGAATGACACAAATGTAAAACTCTTTTCGATCTTTCTCACCCCAAAAGAATGGTTGGCGTTTTATTGCTTGAAAGGCATATTCGGCGTTGATCCTAATAAAATCAGAGCATTATTAGTCAATAAAAAGTGAAAcctcaagaatttaggaaaaAGAATATACTTACGGGCCTATGCAACCCATCATGTCAATTAGGCCATATAACTGACAGCAGTCAATATTAGGGAGCGAACTTGACACAGCTGTGTTCAGTTGTCTAGCGAATTCACCGATCTCCTTCAATCCACGTGCCACAGCCGACCAATCTTTGGCAAGAAGCATTGTGTGCTTTCATTCTGAAGTTAAATTGACACAAGCCAAAAAATCACAATTTTGGACAAGGATAAAATTAACACTTTTAAAATTAATCATTAACACTTCTATAGGATTAAGTTGTGCTAATCAAAACTAACACAAGCAGAAGGTCCCACTATCTACTCAACCATGGGCTCAATAAAAATTACAGTTTGCTGCTCAATCAGTATGTAACCAAACACAAGACGCCTAACCAACGTCAAAGGATGGTTTGAATAGGCTACCGGTACTTGACCAAACTATCATACCGGTAACAATACGCTTACCAGGCACAGGTATGGTAGGGGTACCCGGGTACATACCATGCAATAGCTACGGCTCCCTTAAACTAAATAATTTGTAATTTGGGTATTGGTACCGCCCAAACATTTAGCGGGTAACTCTTCTTCAACCCACTTCCACCTGTGCTCCCTCTCATCATCTCACTGATAAACGGAAGACTATCCTTGAATCTCAGGATAATGGCAGCGGAAAGTAATGCAAGTGGAGAAGGAAATGCTCCACTGCAACCTCCCCTTAGCAAATCAATGAACCCACTAGAATTATTGGGCTTTGCGCATTTTACATTTGCTTGGAGAAAGCTGGTTGTGTTAGTCAAGGGAACAAAAAAACTTTAGATGTAAATATTGTGGCGAGGAAACCACAGAGAACTACTCAAGAGCCACTGTACATCTCTTGCAAGTGCCAAGTGATTCTAAATGCTTGAAACTATGAAGTCGCTAAAACAAATGATATTTCTGCAAGATCTAGGGCAGTATACGACCGCACTATGAGTACTATCAACACTGAAGGCTTCCTATAGCTGAAACTATGTTTCCTTCTAATTGTCCAAGTATTTCGACCTCTAAATTGAGATGGAGGGTGTAATTAACTACTTGAACTTAAAGACATGTGGGTTAGAATAAAACGCACCTTTCTTCACGAAATCAGCCAACTTTACTGTAAGGTTACCAGAAACGGTATCCAGTTTGTAGTATGTGTTCCAAAAAGTAAAGTTACCATGATAGTGTCCAGATAATCGAAGTTGTTCAACACCATCTACGATCTGACCGAAATCAGAACAACGAAAGTACATAAGCTTCCAATATTTGTCAAACATTAGTTATAATTAAGACAAATAGTGTCAGATTACATACCTCACTGCAGAACCTAAGAGAGCAGTAGGAAGCACAATTGGATGTTTGCTGTTTGAGAGTTGCGGAACACCAAAAGATTTGGATTTTAGATAATCCATCAATTTACCGGTGTAGGGTTCAACCCAGGCCAGGAGATAAGGAGGGCTCTCCTGAACCAACCTGGCGTGCAAGATGTTGATTCCACAACTGTTCCTCATGACAGAAAGTGCATGAATTTCATCCTCATTCAGATCATCCATATGCAGTATCAATCGCACATGCAGGCGTATCCCAGACTCACCGTACTTCGCCGGCAAATTTGAAGGTGTATTAAGGGTTCCGGTAACTTGCTCTTCTTTCCGATCAATTTTCAAATCCATCAACTGCCATTCAACTGGATGATCAACAGCTCCCAGAATAGCTTTGCCATGTCTCCCCTCAGCCATCTATGATATGCATAAAACAAATGTTACAATGTGTAATTCCTCACTGCCAACATTCCCCCAAAATACTAAGTATATCATTTTCCCCAATGTGTAACACCAGAAGGAGTTACTTACATCATTTTCTATCAATGCCGATCAATTAAAAAATGCTCAATGCCATGTATCATAACCATTCATGATTATGTTTTGACGCACATAGCATAGACATGCACTGCAGCCTTGGAAAAATAAAACCAGTGCATTTGGCACACAGCAAAAATagttaggccttgtttggtactAGAGTTGTTGGGGTGTTTTCTAGGGTATTATTCActccaaaatgaaaaatacTAGAAATcccaaatggttgtttggtaggaaggATTTAGAGAGGATTATCCCTAGtccccaccccccacccccacaaaacactccatttttgtaccaaattaaaacacttctcatacaAGGCCTTATTGTGTGCCTTCCATCTGTCGAGGGAACGGAGTCCGGGCAGCGAACGAGGAGCTCGACGATGTTGTCGAGGGAACGGAGTCCGGGCGACGCGGGATCCTGGCCCGGGCGGCGCGTAGACGTCTCAAGCAGGGGACTCCATCTCGCGACTGGGacggcgccgacgaccacgGTGTAAGTGTGTAACGATCTCCGGGAGAAGGATGAACAATGACGGcggctaaaaccctagccgaTAAGAACTCTCGGAGAGAGAGATAGGGGTGAATGGGGTAGTCAGGACGTTGGCCGGTTGCAGCAAGAGGACATGTTGTGTTTTTGGTCTCTTTGCTTCTGGGCTCcggagcccaaacaaacacgtGGTTAGGGGCATCAAATGCCAAATTCTATCAGCTTCCAAACGTATCATTTACCGAAATACCCTTCCACCAATCCGCATATAACGCATCAAACGCCACAGTAACGATTCGCGTTTATTTCTTCTCCCCACTAGAGCTTTTTGATCCTCCCACTAATTTGCAGCTCTACTCCCCACCCCTGCCCGACCGGTACTCTCCCCAATCCCGGGCTCGGTCCTGAGCCGCCGTCCCGAGCTTCAGACGCCGCCCTCCCgagctgccggcgccgccgttaCCGCGGGACCGATCTGCGTCCTCCCCGAGCTCCTGCATGCGTCCCTAGCttcagccgccgccgtcctcgatctccagcaaccaaccagccgcCGCCCACGGAAGATCCTCCctcgagctgccgccgccggggcccTCCTGATCTGGCCGGTGGAACGAATCTTCCAGacgccgcccttctctcccTCGAGCTGCAGCGGCCGCCCTCCTCTGCGACCAGCGCTGCCGCTTTCTTCTCCGGCCAGTGCCCCCGCCGTCGATCTGGTCCGAGCTGCGCCGcctcccttctcttctctgccCGATCTGCTACTCGACACTGCTCtgctccctcctctctctcctcgctgttcttttattttctctcatGTCCAGCAAGTGCAAATCGGTGATGTataaattttctgaaattactaCTGCTAGTGtattgttgttgctgctagCTATTGTGTTCGCTCTCTGATGTGTAGATTCTCTGAAATTGAACGGGTATTCTCCAAAACATCTCACTGTTGTTAATTCAGGAGTTAATGAAGGTCACATCCTAATTCATCTTAGTATCCTTGTGCTTTCCCATGACCTGTATATGTATCACCACTGCAAACATTACAAATTAGATTAATTTGTCTCAGAATAATTGAGAAACCAAGATAATTAAGACAACATGGATAGAAACGTGAGTCTAATTATTAACAATACTCTAAGATAGCAAATATGAAAGGAAATATATGTAACAAAGGGAAATGAGAAGCTGAAATGAGT
This is a stretch of genomic DNA from Brachypodium distachyon strain Bd21 chromosome 1, Brachypodium_distachyon_v3.0, whole genome shotgun sequence. It encodes these proteins:
- the LOC104582416 gene encoding uncharacterized protein LOC104582416; this encodes MAEGRHGKAILGAVDHPVEWQLMDLKIDRKEEQVTGTLNTPSNLPAKYGESGIRLHVRLILHMDDLNEDEIHALSVMRNSCGINILHARLVQESPPYLLAWVEPYTGKLMDYLKSKSFGVPQLSNSKHPIVLPTALLGSAVRS